The Candidatus Methylomirabilota bacterium genome has a segment encoding these proteins:
- a CDS encoding MFS transporter: protein MAFAALRHRDFRIFWIGQVLSGVGTQFSTVAMAWQIYELTNSPLHIGMLGLARAIPQMSLLLFGGLLADAVDRKRLLIVTQVGQFLVSAGLVVITLSGRASPFALYGANVFFAIFSSLETPARQALPPNLVPRTELPNALALTNAQRHVAMIAGPSLAGIALGFVGPALCYGVDAISWLAMAFSLTCITTPLSAAGRRAISFNSLKEGVGFVRSQPVILLLMSLDFGMTFLGSTRALLPIYARDILQVGPEGLGILHSAVAAGSLGSATFLSFWGRVRRAGRWALIGVAIYGACVLLFAFSTIFWFSVLMLAGTGMGNTIGAVLRSTINQLCTPDEIRGRMSSVNSIFTSGGPQLGQFESGLVASFAGAEIAAFIGGVATLLLVTSVSVAAPIVRKFEIGSESLPTPTGPRHR from the coding sequence GCAGATCTATGAACTCACCAACTCCCCCCTTCACATTGGCATGCTCGGGCTCGCCCGTGCCATTCCCCAAATGTCGCTTCTTCTCTTCGGCGGCCTTCTTGCCGACGCCGTTGACCGCAAGCGCTTGCTGATCGTCACCCAGGTCGGGCAGTTTTTGGTTTCGGCGGGGCTCGTGGTCATCACGCTCTCCGGCAGGGCCTCCCCTTTTGCCCTCTACGGCGCAAACGTGTTCTTTGCGATCTTTTCATCGCTGGAAACGCCGGCCCGACAAGCGCTCCCTCCCAATCTCGTGCCCCGCACTGAGCTGCCCAACGCCCTGGCTTTGACCAATGCCCAGCGCCATGTTGCAATGATCGCAGGACCCTCCCTGGCCGGAATAGCTCTAGGTTTTGTTGGGCCGGCCCTTTGCTATGGCGTGGACGCCATATCCTGGCTTGCCATGGCGTTCTCGCTCACTTGCATCACGACCCCGCTCAGCGCCGCTGGTCGTCGAGCCATATCTTTCAACTCGCTCAAGGAAGGCGTGGGCTTTGTACGCTCCCAACCCGTGATTTTGCTGCTCATGTCCCTTGACTTTGGCATGACGTTTCTTGGATCGACACGCGCGCTACTCCCCATCTACGCGCGCGACATCCTCCAGGTGGGCCCGGAAGGGTTGGGCATTCTTCACTCGGCGGTCGCGGCGGGTTCGCTGGGCTCGGCCACCTTTCTGAGCTTTTGGGGACGTGTCCGGCGCGCCGGGCGGTGGGCCCTCATCGGCGTAGCCATCTACGGCGCCTGCGTGCTTCTGTTTGCGTTCTCAACGATCTTTTGGTTTTCGGTCCTGATGCTGGCAGGAACGGGTATGGGGAATACGATCGGCGCCGTGCTACGTAGCACGATCAACCAGTTATGCACCCCCGACGAAATCCGCGGCCGGATGTCTTCTGTCAACAGCATCTTCACCAGCGGCGGACCTCAACTGGGCCAGTTCGAGTCAGGTCTGGTCGCTTCCTTCGCTGGGGCGGAGATCGCCGCGTTCATAGGAGGTGTGGCCACGCTCTTGCTGGTGACGAGTGTCTCCGTCGCTGCCCCAATCGTCCGCAAGTTCGAGATCGGCAGTGAGAGCTTGCCCACCCCGACGGGCCCCCGACATCGCTAG
- the asnS gene encoding asparagine--tRNA ligase, with protein MDSQRSSIKQAYLLPVGSEITVQGWVRSRRDSKGITFIELNDGSRFKSLQLVVEDGVLPNETLTQVTTGSSISASGVLVQSPAKGQAVELKVTSISVYGTADPANYPLQKKGHSFEFLREIAHLRVRSNTFGAAFRVRNVLTHSIHSFFQERDFIYVQTPIITTSDCEGAGEMFNVTSLNLRNVPRADDGDVDWRQDFFGRPAYLTVSGQMEAEIFALNFTKVYTFGPTFRAENSNTPRHLAEFWMIEPEMAFHDLQDNMRVAEEFLKYTIRHVLEHCREDLEFFNQRVEKTVLNTLEHVVGSAFAHLSYTDAIKALQDANRKWEFPPMWGHDLQTEHERFLTEEIFKKPVIVTDYPKDIKPFYMRVNDDDRTVRAIDVLVPRVGEIIGGSQREERYDVVLKRLKETGLDERPYWWYLDLRRFGTVPHSGFGLGLERMMMYLTGLKNIRDVIPFPRTPGNAEF; from the coding sequence ATGGATTCACAGCGCTCATCAATTAAGCAGGCCTACCTTTTGCCCGTGGGGAGCGAAATCACCGTGCAGGGTTGGGTTCGCTCACGTCGGGACTCCAAGGGCATCACCTTTATTGAATTAAATGATGGCTCACGGTTCAAGAGCCTACAACTCGTGGTGGAAGATGGAGTGTTGCCGAATGAAACACTCACCCAAGTCACCACTGGCAGCTCCATTTCCGCATCGGGTGTCCTGGTCCAATCCCCCGCCAAGGGTCAAGCCGTGGAATTGAAGGTCACAAGCATTTCTGTTTATGGTACGGCGGATCCTGCGAACTATCCGCTGCAAAAGAAGGGACACTCTTTTGAGTTCCTGCGCGAGATCGCCCACCTCAGGGTCCGCAGTAACACCTTCGGCGCGGCCTTCCGCGTGCGCAACGTCCTCACCCACTCCATACACAGCTTCTTTCAGGAGCGGGACTTCATCTACGTCCAGACCCCAATCATCACCACCTCCGATTGCGAGGGCGCCGGTGAGATGTTCAACGTCACCTCTTTGAATCTACGAAACGTTCCCAGGGCCGATGACGGCGACGTGGACTGGCGGCAGGACTTTTTCGGACGGCCTGCGTACCTCACCGTGAGCGGCCAGATGGAGGCCGAGATATTCGCCCTGAACTTTACCAAAGTCTATACCTTTGGCCCCACCTTCCGTGCCGAGAACAGCAACACGCCACGCCATCTGGCCGAATTCTGGATGATTGAGCCAGAAATGGCGTTCCATGACCTCCAAGACAACATGCGCGTTGCCGAGGAGTTTCTCAAATACACCATTCGCCACGTTCTCGAGCACTGCAGGGAAGACCTTGAGTTTTTCAATCAACGTGTGGAGAAAACCGTACTCAACACGCTGGAGCATGTCGTAGGATCGGCCTTTGCCCATCTCTCGTACACCGACGCCATCAAGGCCCTGCAAGACGCCAACAGGAAGTGGGAGTTCCCGCCCATGTGGGGCCACGACCTGCAAACGGAGCATGAGCGGTTTCTAACCGAAGAAATCTTCAAGAAGCCGGTGATCGTTACCGACTACCCGAAAGACATCAAGCCCTTTTATATGCGTGTCAATGATGACGACCGAACGGTGCGAGCGATAGATGTGTTGGTGCCGAGGGTCGGGGAGATTATCGGGGGAAGCCAGCGTGAGGAGCGATACGACGTGGTTCTAAAGAGGTTAAAGGAAACGGGACTGGATGAAAGGCCCTACTGGTGGTACCTGGACCTCCGCCGATTCGGAACGGTCCCTCACTCGGGCTTCGGACTCGGGTTGGAGCGGATGATGATGTATCTGACCGGTCTTAAAAACATCCGCGATGTGATCCCCTTCCCGCGTACACCGGGAAACGCAGAGTTTTGA